In a genomic window of bacterium:
- a CDS encoding uroporphyrinogen-III decarboxylase-like protein: MTPRERWLAVLNREKFDHIPLDYRATGELTNKLVAYMGVRHLGEVFERLHIDPIIEVGPRYVGPPLEPDKDVFGVGYADTQYDGGVYRDAVFHPLACFNSVEEIEANYSWPSPDWWDYSGIQAQYAGHEDQVVRGGHCEEFAMYKWLRGVEQGYLDLYDQPDMVDYVLGKLYDLKYEQMRRTYEQLPHGAIIWSWVAEDVSSQRGLMISLDHIKRYFAPQYKRMIDLVHEGGGYVFHHSDGGCRDVVPLMIELGIDVLDPVQWRCEGMDRAGLKRDFGDQIIFHGAMDNQHTLPFGTVADCRREAEDNVRLLGPGLLHGPCHNLQVVSPPENVIAYYEAAYEAGWQ, encoded by the coding sequence ATGACCCCACGCGAACGCTGGCTGGCGGTGCTGAACCGCGAGAAGTTTGACCACATCCCGCTCGACTACCGCGCCACAGGTGAGTTGACCAACAAGCTCGTCGCATACATGGGCGTGCGGCATCTGGGCGAGGTCTTCGAGCGCCTGCACATTGACCCCATCATAGAGGTGGGCCCCCGTTACGTGGGGCCGCCGCTGGAGCCCGACAAGGATGTCTTTGGTGTCGGCTATGCCGACACGCAGTACGACGGCGGCGTCTATCGCGACGCCGTCTTCCATCCCCTGGCGTGCTTCAACTCGGTCGAGGAGATCGAGGCCAACTACTCGTGGCCCTCGCCGGACTGGTGGGACTACTCGGGCATCCAGGCCCAGTACGCGGGCCATGAGGACCAAGTCGTTCGTGGCGGCCACTGCGAAGAGTTCGCCATGTACAAGTGGCTGCGCGGTGTGGAGCAGGGCTACCTGGACCTCTACGACCAGCCGGACATGGTGGACTACGTGCTGGGCAAGCTCTACGACCTCAAGTACGAGCAGATGCGCCGCACCTACGAGCAGCTTCCACACGGCGCGATCATCTGGAGCTGGGTCGCCGAGGATGTCTCCAGCCAGCGGGGTCTGATGATCTCCCTCGACCACATCAAGCGCTACTTCGCCCCTCAGTACAAGCGCATGATAGACCTCGTCCACGAGGGCGGCGGCTACGTCTTCCACCACAGCGACGGCGGCTGCCGGGACGTAGTGCCGCTGATGATCGAGCTGGGCATTGATGTGCTGGACCCGGTCCAGTGGCGCTGTGAGGGCATGGACCGCGCCGGCCTCAAGCGCGACTTCGGCGACCAGATCATCTTCCATGGCGCAATGGACAACCAGCACACGTTGCCCTTCGGCACGGTGGCCGACTGCCGCCGTGAGGCGGAGGATAATGTGCGCCTGCTCGGGCCAGGGCTGCTGCACGGCCCGTGCCACAATCTGCAAGTCGTCAGCCCGCCTGAGAACGTGATCGCCTATTACGAGGCGGCGTACGAGGCGGGGTGGCAGTAA
- a CDS encoding DUF294 nucleotidyltransferase-like domain-containing protein codes for MLLARPLDDVLSSQAKVRVLRVLAQSPVALTGREIARRAGTATGHISRVLRELSAAEIIGEAGGGRAKLYTYQDDTALARQLKELFVQEGRRLRGVVRALAKSTFGLQAIILFGSEARGEAAAHSDTDLLLVVQRLTRSTEAEARRQCLSLAEAEHLHLSWHVVDMARLYRWHEASDPFWVNVVQDGLLLWGTDPGALIHGHMEGLLAPGDAVLGGGRERP; via the coding sequence ATGCTGCTTGCCCGTCCTCTTGATGATGTCCTCTCCTCGCAGGCCAAGGTCCGGGTCCTGCGGGTGCTGGCCCAATCGCCCGTGGCCCTCACGGGGCGTGAGATTGCGCGCCGCGCCGGCACCGCGACCGGCCACATCTCGCGGGTCCTGCGGGAGCTGAGCGCGGCGGAGATCATCGGCGAGGCCGGTGGCGGGCGCGCCAAGCTCTACACCTACCAGGACGACACGGCCCTCGCGCGCCAGCTCAAGGAACTCTTCGTGCAGGAGGGGCGTCGTCTTCGTGGTGTCGTCCGCGCGCTGGCCAAGAGCACATTCGGCCTTCAGGCCATCATCCTTTTCGGGAGCGAGGCGCGCGGCGAGGCTGCTGCCCACAGCGACACAGACCTGCTCTTGGTCGTGCAGCGCCTGACGCGGAGCACGGAGGCGGAGGCCCGCCGGCAGTGCCTGAGCCTGGCGGAGGCCGAGCACCTGCATCTGTCGTGGCATGTGGTGGATATGGCCCGGCTCTACCGCTGGCATGAGGCGAGCGATCCCTTCTGGGTGAACGTTGTGCAGGACGGACTGCTACTTTGGGGGACAGACCCGGGGGCACTGATCCATGGCCACATGGAAGGACTACTGGCGCCAGGCGACGCTGTTTTGGGAGGTGGCCGAGAGCGTCCATGA
- a CDS encoding Gfo/Idh/MocA family oxidoreductase encodes MPEAQLRAAIVGCGRMGSTIDDELPRWAPSTKPYAHAARYAAVADTVVVAACDAEAAKLRTFGERWGVQALYSDVEEMMRQERPDLVSVCTHTAIRHEVALQVIAHSPKAIFLEKPMAETLRQCDDIIAGCRERGIAGAVNCSRRWEPGWTRAKELVGEGVIQNLLCVMAFCGGGLSHMGSHLLDLVRYLVDDAPAEWVSGHVPGLEPGDERDLGGLGLIQFAGPIHAYINMLDARAVGVEVALLGAEGRLQIGDNGNQRKLWVNNEAGLGRRYLGEVPFPDPYDMPDMGTMSVLDLVRCVREGGQPRCSIEDGRAALELALALRHSERTGARVPLPYDGLDEAIKSA; translated from the coding sequence GGGCTCCTAGCACCAAGCCCTACGCCCACGCCGCACGCTATGCCGCCGTCGCCGACACCGTGGTCGTCGCCGCCTGCGACGCCGAGGCCGCGAAGCTGCGGACCTTCGGCGAGCGTTGGGGCGTCCAGGCGCTCTACTCCGATGTCGAGGAGATGATGCGCCAGGAGCGTCCCGACCTCGTCAGCGTCTGCACCCATACAGCCATCCGCCACGAGGTCGCCCTGCAGGTCATCGCCCACAGCCCGAAGGCCATCTTCCTGGAGAAGCCCATGGCCGAGACGCTCCGGCAGTGTGATGACATCATTGCCGGCTGCCGGGAGCGCGGCATCGCCGGGGCGGTCAACTGCTCGCGGCGCTGGGAGCCGGGCTGGACGCGCGCGAAGGAACTGGTCGGGGAGGGCGTGATCCAGAACCTGCTGTGCGTCATGGCCTTCTGCGGCGGCGGGCTGTCACACATGGGCAGCCACCTGCTGGACCTTGTGCGCTATCTCGTGGACGACGCGCCCGCCGAGTGGGTCAGCGGCCACGTGCCCGGCCTGGAGCCCGGGGACGAGCGCGACCTGGGCGGCCTGGGCCTGATCCAGTTCGCCGGCCCGATCCATGCCTACATCAACATGCTCGACGCGCGGGCAGTGGGTGTGGAGGTGGCCCTGCTGGGCGCCGAGGGTCGCCTCCAGATCGGGGACAACGGGAACCAACGCAAGCTGTGGGTCAACAATGAGGCGGGCCTCGGCCGCCGCTATCTGGGCGAAGTGCCCTTCCCCGATCCCTACGACATGCCGGACATGGGCACGATGTCGGTGCTGGACCTGGTACGGTGCGTGCGGGAGGGCGGCCAGCCGCGTTGCTCCATCGAGGACGGCCGCGCGGCCCTGGAGCTGGCGCTGGCCCTGCGGCATTCCGAGCGCACCGGCGCCCGCGTCCCGCTGCCGTATGACGGTCTCGACGAGGCGATCAAGTCGGCGTGA
- the ftsE gene encoding cell division ATP-binding protein FtsE — translation MIHMQGVGLVYPDGTRALRGIDLHIGRGEFAFIVGASGSGKSSLAGLIYREHVASEGRVIVGGQDVAQLPPSRVPALRRKVGVIFQDYRLLPDRTAWENIGFALDVMGVSRADKHRRVPIALELVGLGDKASSFPHQLSGGEQQRICIARALVNTPPVLVADEPTGNLDPDTSWEIVQLLAQIADSGTTVVIATHDKYIVDRLNRRVISLVQGTIVRDAREGGTYDGS, via the coding sequence ATGATCCATATGCAGGGGGTAGGCCTGGTCTACCCCGATGGGACCCGCGCCCTGCGGGGCATTGACCTGCACATCGGGCGCGGGGAGTTTGCTTTCATCGTCGGCGCTTCGGGCAGCGGGAAGTCCAGCCTGGCGGGCCTGATCTACCGGGAGCACGTGGCTTCCGAGGGCCGAGTCATCGTGGGCGGCCAGGATGTGGCACAGTTGCCGCCCTCGCGGGTGCCGGCCCTGCGCCGCAAGGTGGGCGTCATCTTCCAGGACTACCGGCTGCTGCCGGATCGGACGGCCTGGGAGAATATCGGCTTTGCCCTGGACGTGATGGGCGTCTCGCGCGCGGATAAGCACCGCCGGGTGCCCATTGCGCTGGAGTTGGTCGGCCTGGGCGACAAGGCGTCCTCGTTCCCCCACCAGCTCAGTGGCGGCGAGCAGCAGCGCATCTGCATCGCGCGGGCGCTGGTGAACACGCCACCCGTCCTGGTGGCCGACGAGCCGACCGGGAATCTCGACCCCGATACATCGTGGGAGATCGTGCAACTGCTGGCGCAGATCGCCGACAGCGGTACGACTGTCGTGATCGCCACCCATGATAAGTACATCGTGGACCGGCTGAACCGGCGCGTCATCAGCCTGGTGCAGGGGACCATCGTGCGGGACGCCCGCGAAGGGGGCACGTACGATGGAAGCTAA
- a CDS encoding family 43 glycosylhydrolase: protein MHQYWRPGGNQFVGDCMPFWHDGVFHLYYLLDEEHHRARGGLGCHQWAHASTTDLIHWEHHPLALPVEHDWEGSICTGSVFWHDGTYHAFYATRYPDYDQRLCVATSSDGVTYHKSPANPFASPQEGYSPEDYRDPVVFQDPGTGLFHLLASASLTDHALRERGGCLAHLVSPDLQQWELQEPFLIPGYAGVPECPDFFAWNGWYYLIFSNWGVARYRMSRSPLGPWQTPPVDTFDGPMAAVMKTAAYGERRRIGAAFLPSLENDRDDGARLYAGNVVFREIIQEADGTLWSGFVPEMLPDGEVAFTEGGVGVRSDAGLAVAALSEVGPDLRLSVRLAPSPGTAAYGVAVRGEEGFTNGYQVRLSPQWRRVDLCRTNAGPSLEGSRHALLGVEGLDQPVTLDVVCQEDIVDVCVNGRRCLVARLPELRGETVSAFAQDGGVQVEALRMWRLT from the coding sequence ATGCACCAGTACTGGCGGCCGGGCGGCAACCAGTTCGTCGGCGACTGCATGCCCTTCTGGCATGACGGCGTCTTCCACCTGTACTACCTGCTGGATGAGGAGCACCACCGCGCCCGTGGCGGCCTGGGGTGCCACCAGTGGGCCCATGCCTCGACCACCGACCTGATCCACTGGGAGCACCACCCGCTGGCCCTGCCCGTCGAGCACGACTGGGAAGGCTCGATCTGCACCGGCTCCGTCTTCTGGCATGACGGCACGTACCACGCCTTCTACGCTACCCGCTACCCGGACTATGACCAGCGGCTCTGCGTGGCGACCAGCAGCGACGGAGTCACCTACCACAAGAGCCCGGCCAACCCGTTCGCCTCGCCCCAGGAGGGCTACTCGCCCGAGGATTACCGCGACCCCGTCGTGTTCCAGGACCCGGGCACCGGGCTGTTCCACCTGCTCGCCAGCGCCTCGCTGACCGACCACGCCCTTCGTGAACGCGGCGGGTGCCTGGCGCACCTGGTGTCACCGGACCTGCAGCAGTGGGAACTGCAGGAGCCCTTCCTCATCCCCGGCTACGCGGGTGTGCCGGAGTGCCCCGACTTCTTCGCGTGGAACGGCTGGTACTACCTGATCTTCAGCAACTGGGGCGTGGCGCGCTACCGCATGTCGCGGTCGCCGCTCGGGCCGTGGCAGACGCCGCCCGTGGACACCTTCGACGGACCGATGGCCGCCGTGATGAAGACGGCGGCGTACGGGGAGCGGCGGCGCATCGGCGCGGCGTTCCTGCCGTCGCTGGAGAACGACCGCGACGACGGCGCGCGTCTGTATGCCGGCAACGTGGTGTTCCGCGAGATCATCCAGGAGGCCGACGGGACGCTGTGGAGTGGGTTCGTGCCGGAGATGCTGCCCGATGGCGAGGTTGCCTTCACCGAGGGCGGCGTCGGGGTGCGGAGTGACGCAGGCCTTGCGGTCGCCGCTCTGTCGGAGGTGGGACCGGACTTGCGGCTCTCCGTCCGCCTCGCCCCGTCACCGGGCACAGCCGCGTACGGTGTCGCCGTGCGCGGCGAGGAGGGCTTCACCAACGGTTACCAGGTCCGCCTGTCGCCGCAGTGGCGGCGCGTGGACCTCTGCCGCACGAACGCCGGGCCGTCACTGGAGGGGTCGCGGCACGCGCTGCTGGGCGTCGAGGGGCTGGACCAGCCGGTGACGCTCGACGTTGTCTGCCAGGAGGACATCGTTGACGTCTGCGTCAACGGCCGGCGGTGCCTGGTGGCGCGGCTGCCGGAGCTGCGGGGGGAGACGGTGTCGGCGTTCGCGCAGGATGGCGGGGTGCAGGTGGAGGCGCTGCGGATGTGGCGGCTGACGTAG
- a CDS encoding PocR ligand-binding domain-containing protein has translation MPKQPLRLAELVPVEQLNQLRRLFEHISGVPLVFTDAEGQLLTDMEQPLCYCGAVVSDKGTGTLCLRRRQWDVPEAEIESAIRAERQTGHAVPHRCRGGFQDAAAPIEVEGQTIGYAVFARTLTQPPDMEHFRRLAVEGGMAAEVGEQVARAAIVMAPERLRAIGEFLRIITGLLASAALEELRAERVLELEKLRDDLIHMVVHDLRTPLTSIIGSLQTVMDADYDVELAREFLPMAVSSAHTLVDMVSTLLDIHRMEEDHMPLDLGPTNLHDVVALAVAQVEGAARERKHTLKTSLCDRCLTLVADGEKLRRVLINLLGNAIKFTPDGGAIAIGSRCEPEGLTFWVSDTGPGIPPDQREHIFEKYGQVRGRQPVRHSTGLGLTFCKLVVEAHGGRIWVESELGHGSTFRVYLPYDHPAAEEPG, from the coding sequence ATGCCCAAGCAACCACTTCGACTTGCCGAGCTGGTGCCCGTGGAGCAACTCAACCAGTTGCGCCGCCTGTTCGAGCACATCAGCGGCGTTCCGCTGGTCTTCACGGACGCCGAGGGGCAACTGCTCACCGACATGGAGCAGCCACTGTGCTACTGCGGCGCTGTCGTGTCCGACAAGGGCACCGGCACGCTGTGTCTGCGCCGCCGCCAGTGGGATGTGCCCGAGGCCGAGATCGAGTCCGCCATCCGCGCCGAGCGGCAGACGGGCCACGCCGTGCCCCATCGCTGCCGGGGTGGCTTCCAGGACGCAGCGGCGCCCATTGAGGTGGAGGGCCAGACGATCGGCTACGCGGTCTTTGCGCGGACGCTGACCCAGCCGCCGGACATGGAGCACTTCCGCAGGCTCGCGGTGGAGGGCGGCATGGCGGCGGAGGTGGGTGAGCAGGTTGCGCGAGCGGCCATCGTCATGGCGCCGGAGCGCCTCCGGGCTATCGGGGAGTTCCTGCGCATCATCACCGGCTTGTTGGCCAGCGCTGCCCTCGAGGAGTTGCGGGCCGAGCGTGTGCTGGAGCTGGAGAAGCTGCGGGACGATCTGATCCACATGGTCGTTCACGACCTGCGTACTCCGCTGACCAGCATCATCGGCAGTCTCCAGACGGTGATGGACGCTGACTACGACGTCGAGTTGGCGCGCGAGTTCCTGCCCATGGCTGTCTCGTCGGCCCACACGCTGGTGGACATGGTCAGCACGCTGCTGGACATCCACCGCATGGAAGAGGATCACATGCCCCTGGACCTGGGGCCGACGAACCTGCACGATGTCGTGGCCTTGGCCGTGGCGCAGGTGGAGGGGGCGGCGCGGGAGCGCAAGCACACGCTGAAGACGAGCCTGTGCGACCGCTGCCTGACGCTCGTGGCCGATGGCGAGAAGCTGCGGCGGGTGCTCATCAACCTGCTGGGCAATGCCATCAAGTTCACGCCCGATGGCGGCGCCATCGCCATCGGCAGCCGCTGCGAGCCCGAGGGCCTGACCTTCTGGGTCTCCGACACCGGCCCGGGCATCCCGCCCGACCAGCGCGAGCACATCTTCGAGAAGTACGGCCAGGTGCGCGGGCGACAGCCGGTGCGGCACTCCACGGGGTTGGGGCTCACGTTCTGCAAGCTCGTGGTCGAGGCGCACGGGGGGCGGATATGGGTGGAGAGTGAACTGGGCCACGGCAGCACGTTCCGTGTCTACCTTCCCTATGACCATCCTGCGGCGGAGGAACCAGGCTAG
- a CDS encoding beta-galactosidase, whose translation MRTVCFVALLLLASCAAFAEPLVPNAGLETGTDKPDGWSWRTGEGGLGEFEWTARMAHTGQKSFRIKRAGASGYTALDSEAIGVTPGMTVRVAAWIYPVKPVRRGVYFMVTQHKPGTDAEDLPNTFGVTTAAFVPQVWQQVSVKLTIREGIDRIRLHCIQAFLPSELYWDDFTVTEAGAEPQPRYEPPTKEDVPPLTPELEATVAKRPRATARVEMRGERPRLLVDGKPTPFAWYVSAFGGPGFFSNAQIGDFAKVGVHVYLVPLVLGNGLYGAKGPWLGKDQYDFSVVDDLLWRVLRVDPQGYVIFYMCSDPYPAWGAENPDHVTQDQNGQKAIVWMHPKRWGNDPKEGERFAPSLVSHKLRDDVSATLKLLAKHVESSVPGRAVIGYHVAGFNDGQWFQWASLNPADLHLADYCPGAEAAFREWLSHRYHTSPEGPIVWSEEPFRKAWNDPNVTTMDARIPGADKLWADRVFVDPATERQVADYQRFYSEGVAENVMALARVLKSETRRPIICGTYYEDITCNSTNHIALGRFLNDTAIDYLAGPAAYSIRMAGCQGAVRSVFASTELHGKMYLTEQDWRSWHSVPNQPEQNFSWGRAETADIHNAMVRRECGMMLAFGLGTWWYDMSGGWFRDDQIMAGIGEAVRAFNMELADRDRPQADLAVFVSEESDSYIRMRYGGQYRHVGIVQQIEELNTAGVPYRLYLQSDLGQMKLPNHKAYLFLNPYVITDAQRAAIEGLKRDGKLLAFVHAPGIIGSDDPAKTAAEITGLRLTALAGETPALGAEGGQGQGGATNQGGTPNQGGAPNQGGVSPQATGTPPASGTKGQGGAQGSGPDSGVVRASSPQPAPGAGSKPALHPLLAGMEDEVIMSPAPQANALQVVDPQAVPLTTYESSTAVGCAARDFGKWKSVFIGSPWISAGFARNLAQWAGCWVAAAPGDAVYASQHFLTIHALFPGHKVLRLKQPAKVTDLTTGRVVAARAQTVEVDMERGQTRWFRLD comes from the coding sequence ATGAGAACCGTCTGCTTCGTTGCTTTGCTGCTGCTCGCGAGCTGTGCCGCCTTCGCCGAACCCCTCGTCCCTAACGCCGGCCTCGAGACCGGGACCGACAAGCCGGATGGCTGGTCGTGGCGCACGGGCGAAGGAGGCCTGGGGGAGTTCGAGTGGACCGCCCGGATGGCCCATACCGGCCAGAAGTCGTTCCGCATCAAGCGCGCGGGCGCCTCGGGCTACACGGCTCTCGATAGCGAGGCGATCGGCGTCACACCGGGCATGACCGTCCGCGTTGCTGCCTGGATCTACCCGGTCAAGCCGGTGCGGCGTGGCGTGTACTTCATGGTCACCCAGCACAAGCCGGGGACGGACGCTGAGGACCTTCCCAATACCTTCGGCGTCACCACGGCCGCCTTCGTGCCGCAGGTCTGGCAGCAGGTCAGCGTCAAGCTGACCATCCGCGAGGGCATTGACCGCATCCGCCTGCACTGCATCCAGGCGTTTCTGCCCTCCGAGCTGTACTGGGATGACTTCACCGTCACCGAGGCCGGGGCCGAACCCCAGCCGCGCTACGAGCCGCCCACCAAGGAAGACGTGCCACCCCTGACGCCGGAGCTGGAGGCCACGGTAGCCAAGCGCCCCCGCGCCACGGCCAGGGTCGAGATGCGCGGCGAGCGCCCGCGCCTCCTCGTGGACGGCAAGCCCACGCCCTTCGCCTGGTATGTCAGCGCCTTCGGCGGGCCGGGCTTCTTCAGCAACGCGCAGATCGGCGACTTCGCCAAGGTCGGCGTACACGTCTACCTCGTGCCGCTCGTCCTCGGCAACGGCCTATACGGCGCCAAGGGTCCGTGGCTGGGGAAAGACCAGTACGACTTCAGTGTCGTGGATGACCTCCTGTGGCGCGTGCTGCGCGTGGACCCGCAGGGCTACGTCATCTTCTACATGTGCTCCGACCCCTACCCGGCCTGGGGCGCCGAGAACCCCGACCATGTCACGCAGGATCAGAATGGCCAGAAGGCCATCGTGTGGATGCATCCCAAGCGCTGGGGCAACGACCCCAAGGAGGGCGAGCGCTTCGCCCCGAGCCTGGTGTCGCACAAGCTGCGCGACGATGTGTCGGCGACGCTGAAGCTCCTGGCCAAGCACGTCGAGAGCAGCGTCCCCGGCCGTGCGGTCATCGGCTACCACGTCGCCGGCTTCAACGACGGCCAGTGGTTCCAGTGGGCCAGCCTGAACCCGGCGGACCTGCACTTGGCCGACTACTGCCCCGGTGCGGAGGCAGCCTTCCGCGAGTGGCTCAGCCACCGCTACCACACCTCCCCGGAGGGTCCGATTGTGTGGAGCGAGGAGCCGTTCCGGAAGGCCTGGAACGACCCCAACGTCACGACCATGGATGCGCGGATACCGGGGGCGGACAAGCTGTGGGCGGACCGTGTCTTCGTGGACCCCGCGACCGAGCGCCAGGTCGCCGATTACCAGCGCTTCTACTCCGAGGGCGTGGCCGAGAACGTCATGGCCCTGGCGAGGGTGCTCAAGTCCGAGACCCGGCGCCCGATCATCTGCGGCACGTACTATGAGGACATCACCTGCAACTCCACCAACCACATCGCCCTCGGGCGCTTCCTGAATGACACGGCGATTGACTACCTGGCCGGCCCGGCCGCCTACTCCATCCGCATGGCCGGTTGCCAGGGCGCGGTGCGCAGTGTCTTCGCCTCGACCGAACTGCATGGCAAGATGTACCTGACCGAACAGGACTGGCGCTCATGGCACTCGGTGCCCAACCAGCCCGAGCAGAACTTCTCGTGGGGGCGGGCCGAGACTGCCGACATCCACAATGCCATGGTGCGGCGCGAGTGCGGCATGATGCTCGCCTTCGGGCTGGGCACCTGGTGGTACGACATGTCCGGCGGATGGTTCCGCGACGACCAGATCATGGCCGGCATCGGTGAGGCTGTGCGGGCCTTCAACATGGAACTGGCCGACCGGGACCGCCCGCAAGCCGACCTGGCGGTCTTCGTCTCCGAGGAAAGCGACAGCTATATCCGCATGAGGTACGGCGGCCAGTATCGCCACGTGGGCATCGTCCAGCAGATCGAGGAGCTGAACACGGCGGGCGTACCGTACCGACTGTACCTGCAGTCGGACCTGGGCCAGATGAAGCTCCCCAACCACAAGGCCTATCTGTTCCTGAACCCCTATGTCATTACGGACGCCCAGCGCGCAGCCATTGAGGGTCTCAAGCGCGACGGCAAGCTCCTCGCGTTCGTCCACGCCCCGGGGATCATCGGTAGCGACGACCCCGCGAAGACGGCGGCGGAGATCACGGGGCTGAGGCTGACAGCCTTGGCCGGCGAGACGCCGGCACTGGGCGCGGAGGGGGGACAGGGCCAGGGCGGGGCGACGAACCAGGGCGGGACGCCGAACCAGGGCGGGGCGCCGAACCAGGGCGGGGTGTCGCCGCAGGCGACAGGGACCCCGCCGGCGAGCGGGACGAAGGGCCAGGGCGGGGCACAGGGCTCGGGCCCCGACTCAGGCGTAGTGCGGGCTTCCAGCCCGCAACCGGCGCCCGGGGCGGGCTCGAAGCCCGCACTACATCCCCTGCTCGCCGGCATGGAGGATGAGGTCATCATGTCCCCCGCCCCCCAGGCCAATGCCCTGCAAGTCGTGGACCCACAGGCCGTCCCGCTGACCACCTACGAGAGCAGCACGGCCGTCGGCTGCGCGGCACGGGACTTCGGCAAGTGGAAGAGCGTCTTCATCGGCAGCCCGTGGATCAGCGCGGGCTTCGCCCGCAACCTGGCGCAGTGGGCGGGTTGCTGGGTCGCCGCCGCGCCCGGCGATGCCGTCTATGCCAGCCAGCACTTCCTGACCATCCATGCGCTCTTCCCGGGCCACAAGGTGCTCCGACTCAAGCAGCCGGCGAAGGTGACGGACCTGACGACAGGCCGCGTTGTCGCGGCCCGCGCACAGACGGTCGAGGTGGACATGGAGCGCGGGCAGACGCGGTGGTTCCGGCTGGACTGA
- a CDS encoding DNA-binding protein, with the protein MQYSQGQLGRIFALRLEDGEPMPQTLEDFLTDQGISHGLAFMVGGADTGSRLVVGPEDGRARPVNPMVTALIGAHEILGVGTIFPNETGKPVLHMHGACGREDSTITGCVRAGIKTWQILEIVVLEITGLSAARLPDAATGFHLLQCNVPSA; encoded by the coding sequence ATGCAATACTCCCAGGGCCAACTCGGCCGCATCTTCGCCCTCCGTCTCGAAGACGGGGAACCCATGCCGCAGACACTCGAGGACTTCCTGACCGACCAGGGCATCAGCCACGGGCTGGCCTTCATGGTCGGCGGGGCTGACACCGGCAGCCGGCTGGTGGTCGGGCCCGAGGACGGCCGCGCGCGGCCCGTCAACCCGATGGTCACGGCACTCATCGGCGCCCACGAAATCCTCGGCGTCGGTACCATCTTCCCCAATGAGACCGGGAAGCCGGTGCTGCACATGCACGGCGCCTGCGGCCGCGAGGACAGCACGATCACCGGCTGCGTCCGCGCCGGCATCAAGACCTGGCAGATTCTGGAGATCGTGGTGCTGGAGATCACGGGTCTGTCGGCGGCGCGCCTGCCCGACGCCGCCACCGGCTTCCACCTGCTGCAGTGCAACGTGCCGAGCGCGTAG
- a CDS encoding glycoside hydrolase — MPDADVTKIVLLPPGPENPRNSEGSFVTLQDGRLLFAYSHFTGGARDDSPSRVAARESADGGFTWSPQDRVLVENTAMNTMSVSFLRLQDRRIALGYLLRQPDEERGQELKFLLRFSTDEGGSWSEPICCSGDTSYYVVNNDRMVQLASGRLVVPAADHKFFGGSGIGIGDCVCFLSDDAGATWRHSAYVPQPDPASPISFQEPLVVELVTGRLMMLIRNATGYLYRSWSDDSGESWSTAEPTELLSPLSPASCKRLPQTGDLLVVYNDHTGIPEDRRGNRTPLVTRISQDEGQTWIKPKVLEDDPGGWYCYTGVHFVEDAVLLSYCAGQRATGGLNTTQITRFPVDWLYEE; from the coding sequence ATGCCTGACGCCGATGTCACCAAGATCGTCCTTTTGCCGCCCGGACCGGAGAACCCGCGCAACTCCGAAGGCTCCTTCGTGACGCTGCAGGACGGCCGCCTGCTGTTCGCCTATTCCCACTTCACCGGCGGGGCCCGCGACGACAGCCCCTCCCGGGTCGCCGCGCGCGAGTCGGCCGACGGCGGCTTCACCTGGAGCCCCCAGGACCGGGTGCTGGTCGAGAACACCGCCATGAACACGATGTCGGTGTCCTTCCTGCGGCTGCAGGACCGGCGGATCGCCCTGGGGTACCTACTGCGCCAGCCGGACGAAGAGCGCGGCCAGGAACTCAAGTTCCTGCTGCGGTTCTCGACGGACGAGGGGGGAAGCTGGAGCGAGCCGATCTGCTGCAGCGGCGACACCTCGTACTATGTCGTCAACAACGACCGGATGGTGCAGCTGGCGTCCGGGCGTCTCGTGGTCCCGGCGGCCGACCATAAGTTCTTCGGCGGTAGTGGCATAGGCATCGGCGACTGTGTCTGCTTCCTGTCCGACGACGCCGGCGCAACCTGGCGGCACAGCGCCTACGTCCCCCAGCCCGACCCGGCTAGCCCGATCAGCTTCCAGGAGCCCCTCGTGGTGGAGCTGGTCACGGGCCGGCTGATGATGCTCATCCGCAACGCCACCGGCTACCTGTACCGCTCGTGGTCCGATGACAGCGGCGAGAGCTGGTCCACCGCCGAGCCCACCGAGTTGCTATCCCCGCTCAGCCCCGCAAGCTGCAAGCGCCTGCCCCAGACCGGCGACCTGCTGGTGGTCTACAACGACCACACCGGCATACCCGAGGACCGCCGCGGCAACCGCACCCCGCTGGTCACGCGGATCTCACAGGATGAGGGGCAGACGTGGATCAAGCCGAAGGTCCTCGAAGACGACCCCGGCGGCTGGTATTGCTACACGGGCGTCCACTTCGTGGAGGACGCCGTCCTGCTGTCGTACTGCGCCGGGCAGCGTGCCACCGGCGGCCTGAACACGACGCAGATCACGCGGTTCCCGGTGGATTGGTTGTATGAGGAGTGA